The sequence GCTCGCCGTGGTACTGGCGCCGCTGCTCGAGCTGATCGATCTGCAATACCTCAATGTCACTGCCAATCTGGCCGTTTCCGCTCAGGGTCGTGAGGCCGTGACCGAGCTGGCGCGGCAGACCGCCGAGCTACTGAACATGCGCCCACTGGAGCCGACGTTCTTCGATCGGCAGATGGCCTTCAACCTGCTGGCGCAGGTCGGCACGCCTGACGCGCAGGGCCATACGCTGCTGGAAAAACGCCTGGTGCGCGAGTTGCGCCAGGTGCTGGCCAAGCCGTTATTAAAGATTTCCGCAACTTGCGTTCAAGCCCCGGTGTTTTTTGGCGATAGCTTTAGCGTGACCTTGCAGTCAACGTCGGCTGTCGACCTGGCAAAAGTCAACGCTGCACTCGAAGATGCGCCGGGTATCGAGCTGGTCGAGGCCGGCGATTATCCGACCGCAGTCGGTGACGCGGTGGGGCAGGATGTTGTCTATGTCGGTCGCGTGCGCAGCGGTGTCGACGACCCGGCGGAACTAAATCTGTGGCTGACGTCAGATAACGTACGCAAAGGCGCGGCCCTGAACGCTGTGCAGGTGGCTGAGTTGTTGATAAAAGACCTGCTGTAAAAGATACTTGGCAACAATTTGTCGACTGATTCTAGGTGAGCGCTATGCTTGCCCAGATTGCTTGATAACGTGTCACCCTCCGGGACATTCCGGGGCATCAAAGAAATGATCGCGCGCGACATCTGTCGTCGTCGCGCGCAATGCCTTACGGCAGCGGTATTCAACATCTTCTCGCTGGCCGAGGAACGTTCAAACAAAGGATGAGGCTATGGTTCAAGTTCGCAAACTGGTGTTAGCAATAGCGGCCGCCTCGGCGCTGTCCTCCGGTATGGCGCATGCCCTCGGGCTCGGGGAGCTGACCCTGAAGTCGACCCTGAACCAGCCGCTGGTGGCTGAAATCGAGCTGCTCGACGTCAAGGATCTCACCGCTGCCGAAGTGGTGCCGAGCCTGGCTTCCCCTGAAGATTTCACCAAGGCCGGCGTCGATCGTCAGGCCTTCCTCAATGACCTGACCTTCACTCCGGTACTCAACGCCAGTGGCAAAAGCGTGCTGCGCGTAACGTCGAGCAAGCCGCTGTCGGAGCCGATGGTCAAATTCCTCGTGCAGGTGATGTGGCCGAACGGCCGTTTGCTGCGCGATTACAGTGTGCTGCTGGATCCATCGAAGTTCTCGCCAGAGACCGCTGACGCCGCCGCACAACCGGCGCCGTCGCAGACCATCACCGCACCGACCACTGGCGCCACGCACCCGACGCAATACACCACCACGCCGCGCGATACCCTCTGGGAAATCGCCGCGAAGGCGCGCAACGGTGGTTCGGTGCAGCAGACCATGCTGGCGATTCAAGCGTTGAACCCTGATGCGTTCATCGGCGGCAACATCAACCGTTTGAAAACTGGCCAGGTATTGCGCCTGCCGGATGCGGTGCAGAGCACGGCGTTGCCACAGTCCAAGGCCATTGCCGAAGTCGCGGCGCAGAACGAGGCCTGGCGCTCGGGCCGTCGTTATGTGGCGAAGCCGGGCACCGGTCAGCAGCAACTCGATGCGACCAACCGTGGTCGTGGCAATACCGGTGCAGCACAGAACGCCCAGGACAATCTGAGTCTGGTCTCCGCTGAAAGCGCCAAGGCGCGCGGCAAAGGCCCGGCGGGTGACGCCAAGGCGCTGAGTAACAAGCTTGCGGTCACTCAGGAAAGCCTCGACACGACCCGTCGTGATAACGAGGAACTGAAAAGCCGCATGTCCGATCTGCAAAGCCAGATGGACAAGCTGCAAAAACTCATCGAGCTGAAGAACAATCAACTGGCGAAGCTGCAGGCCGAAGGCGCGGGCGCTGCGCCGGCCGCGAACGGCGCAGTCGCACCAGTTCCGGCGATCACTGCTGAGCTGGCTGCCACACCGCCGGCTACTCCTGCAGAAGCAGCGCCGACACCAGAGTCTGCCATTGCGCCACCCGCCGAGACGCCGGTTGAGCCTGTGGTCGAACCGGTTGTCGAAACCACGCCTGCCGCCGATGATGAAAAGACCTTCAACGAACTGCTGACCAACCCGATCCTGCTGGGGCTGATTGGTGGTGGCGCCGTCGTTCTGCTGCTTCTGCTGTTGCTGCTGGCGCGTCGCCGCAAAGCCCAGCAAGAGGCCGAGAAACATCTGCGCATGGCCCGCGCCCTGTCGGAAGAGCAAGAGTTCTCCGCCGAGCAGGATCTGCCGGAAAGCAGCTTCGAAGGTCTGGAAACCCCGGCGGCGAGCGTCAAGCTCAACACCCCGGCGCCTGCTCCTGCTCCAGTCGTGGCTCCGGTAGTGGCGCCGATCGTGATGGCTGAGCCGATCGCCGCGCCGCTGGTGGCACCGGCCGCCGAACGTTCCGATGACGTGCTCGACAAGGCGCAATCGCACATCAACGCCGGTCGCCTGAATCAGGCTGCCGCGTTGCTGGAAGAAGGCGTCAGCCTGGAGCCGCAGCGCAGTGATCTGCGTCTGAAGCTGATGGAAGTCTACGGTCAGCAGGGCGATCGCGATGCGTTCGTCGGTCAAGAGCGTCAGCTGGTGGCCAATGGTGACAACTTCGCCAAGGTCGAAGAGCTGAAAAGCCGCTTCCCGGCCATGGCCGTGGTCGCGGCTTCGGGTCTGGCCGCTGCTGCGGTGGCCGCCGAGCTGGACGCGCAATACGTCAAGGATCTGCTGCTGGACGAGCCAGAAGCACCTGCGCCAGCGCCGGCTGAAGATGACCTGGACAGCGCGTTTGATCTGAGCCTGGACGATCTCGATAACATCACCCCGGTAGAGCCTGCGCCCGTGGTTGAGCCGGAAGCGCCGGTCGAGCTGGACGAATTCCCGTCCGACGATGACCTGAGCTTCGAATCGGTGCTGCAACAGCAGACCGATATCAAAGAGAATCTGGATGACCTGTCGGACTTCGACCTTGATCTGGACCTCGGTGCCGAGCCGGCGGCTCCGGCAGTTGACCTGGCGGACGATGACTTCCTGCTGGATCTGGACGAAGGCGTGAAGGATCTGCCGCCGGTCGAGGCACCGGTGGTGGCTGACGTGCCACAGGATGATCTGGAGCTGCCGGCCGACTTCGATCTGTCGCTGGCCGACGAAATGGACAGCAATCCTGCGGCCGAACCTGATGCGTTCGCTACCGAACTGGATGATGTCAACGCCGAGCTGGATCGCCTGTCGCAAAGCCTGGCCGAGCCGACCTTCACCGAAGCCGATGCCATGAAGGGTGATGATCTTGGCGAAGACGATTTCGACTTCCTCGCCGGCACCGATGAAGCGGCGACCAAGCTTGATCTGGCTCAGGCCTACATCGACATGGGCGACAGTGACGGTGCGCGCGACATCCTCAACGAAGTGTTGACCGAGGGTGACGAGAAACAGCGTGGCGAGGCCAAGGACATGCTTTCGAGTTTGTAGTAAGTCCAGCGGTAAACGAAAGCGGCAGCCCATTGAGGCTGCCGTTTTTGTTTGGGCCGGATTCAGTGGTGTCTGAAGGATTGCTATCGCGAGCAGGCTCACTCCTACATTTGGAATGTGTTCCCCTGTAGGAGTGAGCCTGCTCGCGATAGGGCCAGAACTGCCAATAGAGAGTTCTGGCATCCCTGAACCACAGCCTTATAATGCCCGCCTTTGCACAAACAGCAGGCTGTCCCACATTGGCAAACATAGATAACCCGGTCGCCGAAATGGCCCCCGACGGCTTTTACCGCGTCGCGCTGGGCGTTGAGTACAAAGGCTCGCGCTACAGCGGCTGGCAGCGTCAATTGACAGGTGTGGCGACGGTCCAGGAAGAACTCGAAAAAGCCCTGTCGAAAGTCGCCAATTCGCCGGTTTCGCTGCAGTGCGCCGGGCGCACCGACGCCGGCGTGCATGCCTGCGGACAAGTGGTGCATTTCGATACGACGGTCGATCGTTCGCTGAAGGCCTGGGTCATGGGCGCCAATATCAATCTGCCGCATGACATCAGCGTCAGTTGGGCGCGGGTGATGCCGGCGCATTTTCACGCGCGGTTCAAAGCCATCGCGCGGCGTTATCGCTATGTGATCTACAACGATCAGATCCGCCCGGCGCATCTCAACGAAGAAATCACCTGGAACCACCGCCCGCTGGACGTCGAGCGCATGGCCGAGGCTGCACAGTACTTGATCGGCACTCACGATTTCAGTGCTTTTCGCGCCGGCCAGTGCCAGGCCAAGTCGCCGATCAAGAAGATGCATCATCTGCGCGTGACCCGGCACGGCAAGATGATCGTGCTCGACATCCGCGCCAATGCGTTCCTGCATCACATGGTGCGCAATATCGCTGGCGTGCTGATGACCATCGGTGCCGGCGAGCGCCCGGTGGAGTGGATGAAGGAAGTGCTGGAAAGCCGCGAGCGCCGTTCCGGCGGTGTCACGGCGCATCCGTACGGCTTGTATCTGGTGCAGGTCGAGTACCACGATGAATTCCCGTTGCCCGAGCGTTTTATCGGGCCACATTTCCTTACGGGTTTCTCCGAACTTGACGGCTGACGCCCTCGAACGCTTTTGTTACCATCCGGGACTTTCCCGGATTTTGCCTCGGAGTTTTTCTCGAAATGTCAGCCGTTCGCAGCAAGATCTGCGGGATTACCCGCATAGAAGATGCGCTGGCCGCCGTTGAGGCCGGGGCGGATGCGATCGGGTTTGTGTTCTACGCAAAGAGTCCACGTGCTGTCACCGTGCAGCAGGCGCGGGCGATTATTCAGGCATTGCCGCCGTTCGTAACCACCGTGGGCCTTTTCGTCAACGCCAGTCGCTGCGAGTTGGGGGAAATCCTCGATGCCGTGCCGCTGGATCTGTTGCAGTTCCATGGCGATGAAGTCGCTGAAGATTGTGAAGGCTGGCATCGTCCGTACATCAAGGCGTTGCGGGTCAAGGCCGGCGATGACATTGCGGCAGCGGTTGATGCCTACCCGAGTGCCAGCGGCGTGCTGCTCGACACTTATGTCGAAGGTGTGCCCGGCGGAACCGGTGAGGCGTTCGACTGGTCATTGATTCCGCAGGTTTTGAGCAAACCGTTGATTCTCGCGGGTGGTTTGACGCCGGAGAACGTCGCAGATGCCGTGG comes from Pseudomonas sp. RU47 and encodes:
- a CDS encoding aspartate-semialdehyde dehydrogenase → MTQTLDIAVIGATGTVGETLVQILEERSFPVGNLHLLASSESAGSSVLFRNKNVRVREVDEFDFSKVKLVFFAAGPAITLSYAARAHAAGCSLIDLSGALPADQAPQIVPEANAEVLAALKVPFQVSSPSPSATSLAVVLAPLLELIDLQYLNVTANLAVSAQGREAVTELARQTAELLNMRPLEPTFFDRQMAFNLLAQVGTPDAQGHTLLEKRLVRELRQVLAKPLLKISATCVQAPVFFGDSFSVTLQSTSAVDLAKVNAALEDAPGIELVEAGDYPTAVGDAVGQDVVYVGRVRSGVDDPAELNLWLTSDNVRKGAALNAVQVAELLIKDLL
- a CDS encoding FimV/HubP family polar landmark protein codes for the protein MVQVRKLVLAIAAASALSSGMAHALGLGELTLKSTLNQPLVAEIELLDVKDLTAAEVVPSLASPEDFTKAGVDRQAFLNDLTFTPVLNASGKSVLRVTSSKPLSEPMVKFLVQVMWPNGRLLRDYSVLLDPSKFSPETADAAAQPAPSQTITAPTTGATHPTQYTTTPRDTLWEIAAKARNGGSVQQTMLAIQALNPDAFIGGNINRLKTGQVLRLPDAVQSTALPQSKAIAEVAAQNEAWRSGRRYVAKPGTGQQQLDATNRGRGNTGAAQNAQDNLSLVSAESAKARGKGPAGDAKALSNKLAVTQESLDTTRRDNEELKSRMSDLQSQMDKLQKLIELKNNQLAKLQAEGAGAAPAANGAVAPVPAITAELAATPPATPAEAAPTPESAIAPPAETPVEPVVEPVVETTPAADDEKTFNELLTNPILLGLIGGGAVVLLLLLLLLARRRKAQQEAEKHLRMARALSEEQEFSAEQDLPESSFEGLETPAASVKLNTPAPAPAPVVAPVVAPIVMAEPIAAPLVAPAAERSDDVLDKAQSHINAGRLNQAAALLEEGVSLEPQRSDLRLKLMEVYGQQGDRDAFVGQERQLVANGDNFAKVEELKSRFPAMAVVAASGLAAAAVAAELDAQYVKDLLLDEPEAPAPAPAEDDLDSAFDLSLDDLDNITPVEPAPVVEPEAPVELDEFPSDDDLSFESVLQQQTDIKENLDDLSDFDLDLDLGAEPAAPAVDLADDDFLLDLDEGVKDLPPVEAPVVADVPQDDLELPADFDLSLADEMDSNPAAEPDAFATELDDVNAELDRLSQSLAEPTFTEADAMKGDDLGEDDFDFLAGTDEAATKLDLAQAYIDMGDSDGARDILNEVLTEGDEKQRGEAKDMLSSL
- the truA gene encoding tRNA pseudouridine(38-40) synthase TruA; the protein is MAPDGFYRVALGVEYKGSRYSGWQRQLTGVATVQEELEKALSKVANSPVSLQCAGRTDAGVHACGQVVHFDTTVDRSLKAWVMGANINLPHDISVSWARVMPAHFHARFKAIARRYRYVIYNDQIRPAHLNEEITWNHRPLDVERMAEAAQYLIGTHDFSAFRAGQCQAKSPIKKMHHLRVTRHGKMIVLDIRANAFLHHMVRNIAGVLMTIGAGERPVEWMKEVLESRERRSGGVTAHPYGLYLVQVEYHDEFPLPERFIGPHFLTGFSELDG
- a CDS encoding phosphoribosylanthranilate isomerase, with amino-acid sequence MSAVRSKICGITRIEDALAAVEAGADAIGFVFYAKSPRAVTVQQARAIIQALPPFVTTVGLFVNASRCELGEILDAVPLDLLQFHGDEVAEDCEGWHRPYIKALRVKAGDDIAAAVDAYPSASGVLLDTYVEGVPGGTGEAFDWSLIPQVLSKPLILAGGLTPENVADAVARVKPYAVDVSGGVEASKGIKDHAKVRAFIDAVRKAPY